One window from the genome of Nitrosospira multiformis encodes:
- a CDS encoding helix-turn-helix transcriptional regulator, whose translation MDIAKIIREGREKLDLNQSQLAKLIGVSPQAVQQWESGATQPRGKRLNKIAEILKLPLAQMHFGLPLPQSEQVAETTPPPSESGKAISGRSSKVAAEAPVSGREALIKEVASAMRRMSDEDAFRLLTISKALIAAERGEKAEEAMIDLKPLPKPDLAPHPPPAFPARRMPSRVKTRGKTAI comes from the coding sequence ATGGATATTGCGAAAATTATTCGCGAAGGGCGTGAGAAGCTTGACTTGAACCAATCTCAATTGGCCAAGCTAATCGGCGTCTCTCCGCAGGCAGTTCAGCAATGGGAGTCAGGCGCGACGCAACCCCGCGGAAAGCGGTTGAACAAAATTGCGGAAATACTCAAACTGCCACTGGCGCAGATGCATTTCGGGCTGCCCCTGCCGCAGTCAGAACAGGTAGCGGAAACAACACCGCCGCCATCCGAATCCGGTAAGGCAATTTCGGGTAGATCGTCCAAAGTTGCCGCCGAAGCGCCTGTTTCCGGCAGGGAAGCACTGATAAAGGAAGTTGCAAGCGCAATGCGGCGCATGTCGGATGAAGATGCGTTTCGCCTGCTGACGATAAGCAAAGCGCTTATCGCTGCCGAACGGGGTGAAAAAGCAGAAGAGGCGATGATAGATCTGAAACCTTTACCGAAGCCGGATTTGGCGCCTCACCCGCCTCCGGCATTTCCTGCGCGCCGGATGCCCTCGAGAGTCAAGACTAGGGGAAAGACGGCAATCTGA
- a CDS encoding DUF6475 domain-containing protein — protein sequence MQTNDFQKFHDGIVGVMGFYGRSVSSFALDVWWTALKGHDLAAIVDAFNRHLANPDAGQFPPKPADIIRMLQGSTQDSALRAWAKVDQAVRRIGTYCDVVFDDALIHRVIQDMGGWIALGSKGEDEWPFVAKEFENRYRGFRSRNEYPEYPASLMGMATAHNNQKGFKTDPPVLIGNEQLARQVLYGGTDKPVLGFKQLRDELEETETAAVALRNVGIG from the coding sequence ATGCAAACCAATGATTTCCAGAAATTCCACGATGGCATTGTCGGCGTAATGGGTTTTTATGGCCGGAGCGTTTCGAGCTTTGCGCTGGATGTATGGTGGACTGCGCTCAAAGGACATGATTTGGCGGCGATCGTGGATGCCTTTAATCGGCACCTGGCGAATCCGGACGCGGGGCAGTTTCCGCCCAAACCCGCCGATATCATCCGCATGTTGCAGGGTTCCACTCAGGATTCCGCGCTACGAGCCTGGGCTAAGGTCGATCAGGCGGTACGCCGAATTGGAACGTACTGCGACGTGGTGTTTGACGATGCGCTGATTCATCGTGTGATACAGGACATGGGCGGATGGATTGCGCTGGGAAGCAAGGGCGAAGATGAATGGCCCTTTGTGGCAAAGGAATTCGAGAACCGCTATCGCGGGTTTCGTTCGCGTAACGAATATCCGGAATATCCAGCCAGTTTGATGGGCATGGCGACAGCACATAACAACCAGAAAGGTTTCAAGACTGACCCGCCGGTGCTGATCGGGAATGAGCAACTAGCCAGACAGGTGTTGTACGGCGGCACTGACAAGCCCGTGCTTGGATTCAAGCAACTGCGCGATGAACTGGAGGAAACAGAAACGGCGGCTGTAGCGCTCCGGAACGTGGGAATTGGATAG
- a CDS encoding HAF repeat-containing protein yields MKITPGFNLRGFITAVVFLASLGCSVHTSAIELAFLIDLNSRTATDLGTLGGYESWARGINDAGQVVGNSYTAEGRWHAFITGPNGAGMKDLGVSLGGTFLGGPFTVPRGINDAGQVVGSSYTAGDSEHAFITGPNGMGTRDLGTLGSGPSYAYSINDAGQVVGYSFTAEGTIHAFITGPDGTGMRDLGTLGGENSFAKDINDAGQVGGYSSTAEGNYRLFITGPDGVGMRGLDTLGGYDNFLNGINEAGQVVGWNHLTGGGGPGFITGPNGMGIRNLGTLGGGYSEALDINDIGQVVGSTYTGEHIDFRRAFVTGPDGAGMIDLNSLVDLPGIILTEATGINNAGQIIANGYVGYVTFIPEPESHTLLLAGLVLIGSIVRYKKMSASPFSPQEPAGDKQFITSSHKDMRSKVMQDMWSHGHSIEWT; encoded by the coding sequence ATGAAAATTACTCCCGGATTTAACCTCCGCGGATTTATCACCGCCGTAGTATTTCTTGCTAGCTTGGGGTGCAGCGTCCATACCTCGGCAATAGAACTTGCATTCCTCATCGACCTCAATAGCAGGACGGCAACCGACCTCGGTACTTTAGGGGGATACGAGAGCTGGGCTAGAGGCATAAATGATGCAGGGCAGGTCGTGGGAAATTCTTATACGGCTGAAGGTCGCTGGCATGCCTTCATCACAGGTCCAAACGGGGCGGGGATGAAAGACCTTGGTGTTTCTTTAGGTGGAACTTTCTTGGGTGGGCCTTTCACCGTTCCGCGGGGCATTAACGATGCGGGACAGGTAGTAGGCAGTTCTTACACGGCCGGAGACTCGGAACACGCCTTCATCACCGGCCCTAATGGAATGGGAACGAGGGATTTAGGCACATTAGGCAGCGGTCCAAGCTATGCATATAGCATTAATGATGCTGGGCAGGTAGTGGGTTATTCTTTCACGGCTGAAGGCACTATCCATGCCTTCATCACAGGCCCTGACGGCACGGGCATGAGAGACTTGGGGACTTTAGGTGGAGAGAACAGCTTCGCGAAAGACATCAACGATGCCGGGCAAGTAGGAGGCTATTCTTCCACGGCTGAAGGCAACTATCGTCTCTTTATCACCGGGCCGGATGGAGTGGGGATGAGAGGCCTGGATACGTTAGGCGGATATGACAATTTCTTGAATGGCATTAACGAAGCCGGGCAGGTGGTTGGCTGGAATCATTTAACTGGAGGTGGAGGACCTGGCTTCATCACCGGGCCGAATGGGATGGGAATAAGGAATCTCGGTACTTTAGGCGGTGGTTACAGCGAAGCTCTTGACATCAACGATATAGGGCAAGTAGTAGGCTCTACTTACACAGGTGAGCACATCGATTTCAGACGCGCCTTCGTCACCGGCCCAGACGGCGCGGGCATGATCGACCTCAATTCCCTTGTTGATTTGCCAGGAATAATTCTAACCGAAGCCACTGGCATCAATAATGCGGGCCAAATCATTGCCAACGGATACGTTGGATACGTTACTTTCATCCCCGAGCCAGAGAGCCACACGCTTCTTCTTGCCGGCCTAGTTCTCATTGGATCGATCGTGCGATACAAAAAGATGAGCGCATCCCCCTTCTCGCCTCAGGAGCCAGCCGGTGACAAGCAGTTTATAACATCGAGTCACAAAGACATGAGGTCCAAAGTCATGCAGGACATGTGGTCACATGGACATAGCATAGAGTGGACATAG
- a CDS encoding sigma-54-dependent transcriptional regulator has product MARILIVDDDASFRESLAETVSSLGYEILIATNGAQGLSLLKHGGIEAVFLDFRLPDMTGIEVLHAIKHLPGGDGPPVIMLTAYTSVDNTIEAMKLGAFEHLAKPISRHAVETALAAALASRGTATQQAEARKEDEFVAHSERMRETIKMVGRAAASDATVLITGETGSGKEIVARALHQHSARASQPFVAVNCAAIPQELLESELFGHVRGAFTGATANRTGIFQQADGGTLLLDEIGDMSSNLQAKLLRVLAEGKIVPLGAERPLAVNVRLLAATHRDLEQEVKEGKFREDLFYRLNVINIHVSPLRERHEDIIALAEYFLALASDSPKNLSAEARHRLEKHSWPGNVRELRNVIERATILARGPSIKAEDLGLADVVASPALSATPPPLHDLPAALAQLEEAMIRTALAETGGNRAEAARRLGIRRQLLYAKLQHYGVEP; this is encoded by the coding sequence TTGGCACGTATCCTGATTGTCGATGACGATGCCAGCTTCCGCGAAAGTCTCGCGGAGACTGTGTCGAGTCTCGGCTACGAGATACTCATCGCAACCAACGGCGCACAGGGCCTTTCACTTCTGAAACATGGGGGGATCGAAGCCGTCTTTCTTGATTTCCGATTACCTGACATGACGGGCATTGAGGTGCTGCACGCGATCAAACATTTGCCGGGGGGCGACGGGCCGCCAGTTATCATGCTGACTGCCTACACCAGTGTAGATAATACGATAGAGGCGATGAAGCTCGGTGCATTCGAGCATCTTGCCAAACCGATCAGTCGTCATGCAGTCGAAACTGCGTTGGCCGCCGCCCTCGCGTCACGCGGCACCGCAACGCAGCAAGCCGAAGCCCGCAAAGAGGACGAATTCGTCGCCCATAGCGAACGCATGCGGGAAACTATCAAAATGGTCGGGCGCGCTGCAGCCAGCGACGCTACGGTGCTGATTACCGGAGAAACCGGCAGCGGCAAGGAAATAGTCGCGCGTGCATTGCATCAGCACAGCGCGCGAGCGTCACAGCCATTTGTAGCCGTCAATTGCGCGGCAATTCCGCAAGAGTTGCTTGAAAGCGAGCTGTTCGGCCATGTACGGGGTGCTTTTACCGGAGCTACCGCAAATCGCACGGGTATTTTTCAGCAGGCCGATGGCGGCACCCTTCTGCTCGATGAAATCGGGGATATGAGCAGCAATCTGCAGGCCAAGCTTCTGCGCGTGCTAGCGGAAGGCAAGATAGTCCCGCTGGGCGCGGAGCGCCCACTGGCCGTCAACGTACGCTTGCTCGCCGCTACCCATCGTGATCTTGAGCAGGAGGTCAAAGAAGGCAAGTTTCGCGAGGATCTGTTTTACCGGCTCAATGTCATTAATATTCATGTATCGCCGTTGAGGGAACGGCATGAGGATATTATTGCGTTGGCAGAATATTTTCTTGCCCTGGCCAGCGATTCTCCAAAAAATCTTTCAGCAGAGGCGCGGCATCGCCTCGAAAAGCATTCATGGCCGGGTAATGTACGCGAGTTACGTAATGTAATTGAACGTGCAACGATTCTGGCTCGAGGCCCTTCCATCAAAGCAGAAGATCTCGGGTTGGCTGATGTCGTTGCGTCCCCCGCACTATCGGCAACGCCGCCACCCTTGCACGACCTACCCGCAGCACTGGCGCAGCTCGAAGAGGCCATGATCCGCACAGCACTTGCCGAAACCGGGGGTAATCGAGCCGAAGCGGCGCGCCGTCTTGGTATTCGCCGTCAATTGCTCTACGCGAAACTGCAGCACTACGGCGTCGAACCTTAA
- a CDS encoding sensor histidine kinase, whose translation MLLVSGALAYLIRDVYQLGSEAQAQKSLEQVSQACDDLQAEYTNSIKPEGEVVDAQLMHALLNLILDKLPGIEGGFWHEAQGFVAYAFPTHAGSEEKKDMPSTERNRIETLARKSIAEGAALKDLIAGSRETVVLTGCPVDYSKTHLVAWTMMRSPMADSKAYDNVNRGLGLLFAFVIISGIWLSLGFFGWSKRFNLIERELAGGPDNAPRKMAATGDVELDRVVAAFNQFRAQLDAERARTIELGTLLERSERFTALGRMAAAVAHEVRNPIAAMQLKAENALARPEDQRTALEFILREIGRLDETVKELLKKTEPVSIHSRQVHIADWLMERVDAFTERSAAAEIDLRTRIDIASWSFDPRSLGRALDNLIANALQHTPRGGVVTVTASKNAFNAAMVLQVCDTGPGVAADMEPRLFEPFVSGRPDGIGLGLALAREIAVAHGGEARYFQQSSGTCFELEIPWHVS comes from the coding sequence ATGCTGTTGGTTAGCGGCGCGCTTGCCTATCTCATCCGCGATGTTTACCAACTTGGCAGCGAGGCACAAGCACAAAAATCCCTTGAACAGGTCAGCCAGGCTTGCGACGACTTGCAGGCAGAATATACTAACTCTATCAAGCCCGAGGGAGAGGTCGTCGATGCCCAGTTGATGCACGCCCTTCTGAATCTCATCCTGGATAAGCTACCTGGTATTGAGGGCGGTTTCTGGCATGAAGCCCAGGGGTTCGTCGCCTACGCTTTTCCTACCCATGCGGGCAGTGAAGAAAAGAAGGATATGCCATCGACCGAACGTAACCGCATCGAAACATTGGCGCGTAAAAGCATTGCCGAGGGTGCAGCCCTTAAGGATTTAATCGCTGGAAGCCGAGAGACAGTCGTGCTGACCGGTTGTCCGGTAGATTACTCAAAAACACATCTCGTTGCATGGACGATGATGCGCTCGCCCATGGCTGACAGTAAAGCATACGATAATGTAAATCGTGGCCTCGGATTATTGTTTGCCTTCGTTATCATCTCTGGCATCTGGTTGAGCCTGGGTTTTTTTGGCTGGAGCAAACGCTTTAATCTCATTGAGCGCGAGCTGGCTGGTGGCCCTGATAACGCACCGCGAAAAATGGCTGCCACGGGGGACGTTGAGCTTGATCGCGTCGTCGCCGCCTTCAATCAGTTTCGGGCACAGCTCGACGCCGAACGCGCCCGGACCATCGAGCTTGGCACGCTGCTCGAGCGTTCAGAGCGCTTCACCGCGCTGGGCCGGATGGCCGCAGCAGTGGCCCACGAAGTCCGTAACCCTATCGCCGCCATGCAACTTAAGGCGGAGAATGCGCTGGCACGGCCAGAAGACCAACGAACAGCATTGGAATTCATCTTGCGGGAAATTGGGCGTCTTGATGAAACCGTGAAGGAATTGCTCAAAAAAACTGAGCCCGTCAGTATCCATTCACGGCAAGTACATATTGCGGATTGGCTCATGGAAAGGGTTGATGCCTTTACTGAGCGAAGTGCCGCCGCCGAAATTGATCTACGAACACGGATCGATATTGCATCCTGGAGTTTTGATCCACGCTCGCTAGGCCGGGCGCTAGACAATCTCATTGCCAATGCACTGCAGCATACGCCACGCGGCGGTGTTGTTACGGTGACCGCAAGCAAAAACGCTTTTAATGCCGCCATGGTCTTGCAAGTCTGTGATACAGGCCCCGGTGTCGCTGCCGACATGGAGCCTCGGCTATTTGAACCTTTCGTATCGGGACGCCCAGACGGGATCGGGCTGGGGCTGGCGCTCGCGCGAGAAATCGCCGTTGCGCATGGGGGCGAGGCCCGTTATTTTCAGCAGTCTTCGGGTACCTGTTTTGAGCTGGAGATTCCTTGGCACGTATCCTGA
- a CDS encoding cation diffusion facilitator family transporter, producing the protein MTKHDHLYSRNHTQAHVPKNLTATFAVGIALNFGFVVVEGIYGLLANSMALIADAGHNLGDVLGLVIAWIAIVLARRAPSQNYTYGLRRATILAALVNAMLLLAAVGAITIEGIRRLSAPGEIASITVIVVAAAGIVVNGVTAWLLAPGSKDDINLRGAFLHMVYDALVSLGVVITGGVMLLSGWTWLDPIASLAIAAIILAGTWGLLRDSVGMSLDAVPAGLKLDEVSAFLRGQPGVTAIHDLHIWSMSTTETVLTCHCLMPGGHPGDEFLAQVARELQERFKIDHATIQIEIHEHIPCALESDHVI; encoded by the coding sequence ATGACCAAGCATGATCATCTTTATTCCCGTAACCATACGCAGGCGCACGTGCCCAAGAATCTGACAGCTACATTTGCTGTCGGCATCGCCCTTAATTTTGGTTTCGTCGTCGTTGAAGGGATTTATGGCCTATTGGCCAACTCCATGGCGTTGATAGCCGATGCGGGACACAACCTCGGTGATGTGCTAGGGCTCGTGATAGCGTGGATTGCCATTGTGCTGGCACGGCGCGCACCTTCTCAAAATTACACCTATGGTTTACGGCGCGCTACGATTCTGGCTGCGCTCGTTAATGCGATGCTGCTCCTGGCAGCAGTCGGCGCGATTACGATTGAAGGTATACGGCGCCTGTCGGCACCGGGTGAAATCGCCAGCATCACCGTTATAGTCGTGGCTGCAGCAGGTATCGTTGTCAATGGCGTTACAGCGTGGCTGCTTGCCCCCGGAAGCAAGGATGACATTAATTTGCGGGGCGCCTTCTTGCACATGGTCTACGACGCACTGGTTTCACTCGGCGTAGTGATAACAGGTGGCGTAATGTTACTCTCGGGTTGGACATGGCTTGATCCCATTGCAAGCCTTGCCATCGCCGCTATTATCCTGGCGGGAACATGGGGTTTATTGCGTGATTCAGTGGGCATGTCGCTCGACGCGGTCCCGGCCGGGCTCAAGCTGGATGAGGTCAGTGCTTTTCTTAGGGGACAGCCCGGCGTGACAGCAATCCATGACTTGCACATCTGGTCGATGAGTACCACGGAGACAGTGCTGACCTGCCATTGTCTGATGCCAGGGGGCCATCCAGGTGATGAATTTCTGGCACAGGTTGCACGTGAACTGCAGGAGCGTTTCAAAATTGACCACGCGACAATCCAGATCGAAATACATGAGCACATTCCATGTGCGCTCGAATCGGATCATGTGATTTAA
- a CDS encoding CYTH domain-containing protein yields the protein MNKEIERKFLVADKNADSWRNAIYSEIRQGYLSIDKHRTVRVRIAGDAAYLTIKGITEGATRTEYEYPIPVAHAREMLDGLCLRPLIEKRRHRVGYGGLVWEVDEFYGDNAGLIVAEIELESAQQVFDKPPWVGAEVTDDPRYYNANLVNHPYSKWKT from the coding sequence ATGAATAAGGAAATTGAGCGCAAATTTCTCGTTGCAGACAAAAACGCCGATAGCTGGCGCAACGCAATATATAGTGAGATTCGTCAAGGCTACCTGAGTATCGACAAACATCGCACGGTGCGCGTGCGTATCGCGGGGGATGCTGCTTACCTCACCATCAAGGGCATCACCGAAGGCGCAACGCGCACCGAATACGAGTACCCGATTCCTGTTGCGCACGCCAGGGAGATGCTGGATGGTTTGTGTCTGCGTCCTTTGATTGAAAAGCGCAGGCACCGGGTCGGGTATGGCGGACTCGTATGGGAAGTGGATGAATTTTATGGTGACAACGCCGGTCTGATAGTGGCCGAGATTGAGCTGGAAAGCGCACAACAAGTATTTGACAAACCACCCTGGGTGGGCGCGGAAGTAACGGACGATCCCCGTTACTACAATGCCAACCTGGTTAATCACCCTTATTCAAAGTGGAAGACCTGA
- a CDS encoding YdaU family protein translates to MNYYERYCGDYQRDTAHLSLAEHGAYTMLLDTYFSVEKPLPKELPALFRVCRAMTRVEQHAVKAVADQFFPVSEIDGLRHNARADREIAKARPKIEAARINGRKGGRPSKEKEPGNEDRNEIPQKPPGLFAGSENPTVEITHQATGTEPGGKAHQHQHQFHKDLESIHTQTSYPTEEEKCICDPLPARESMVRTYHGNGVAAPVPPGVAGACCKSMTRHGVKACNPHHPTLLALLRAGAVEEEFVQAARSAATKGKANFAYVIGTVKRQREEAAKLVLHQGRMPNRQELLEASNKAATQGWLPPELRGRESEEPKSGENQHANQ, encoded by the coding sequence GTGAATTACTACGAACGCTATTGCGGTGATTATCAACGCGACACCGCGCATCTCTCCCTGGCTGAACACGGCGCTTATACGATGCTGCTGGATACTTATTTCAGTGTTGAAAAGCCATTGCCTAAAGAGCTTCCCGCACTTTTCAGAGTTTGCAGGGCCATGACACGGGTGGAGCAACATGCCGTCAAGGCGGTTGCGGATCAATTTTTTCCCGTTTCCGAAATTGATGGCTTACGCCATAACGCCCGCGCGGACCGTGAAATCGCCAAAGCCCGGCCGAAGATAGAGGCTGCGAGAATCAATGGCAGGAAAGGAGGGCGTCCTTCCAAAGAGAAAGAGCCCGGAAATGAAGACAGGAACGAGATTCCGCAAAAACCCCCTGGGTTATTTGCCGGTTCCGAAAATCCCACCGTTGAGATAACCCACCAGGCTACCGGGACGGAACCCGGCGGCAAAGCCCACCAGCACCAGCACCAGTTCCATAAAGACTTGGAAAGTATTCATACACAAACTTCTTATCCCACAGAGGAAGAGAAATGCATATGCGATCCGTTGCCTGCCCGCGAGTCCATGGTCCGTACATACCATGGAAATGGCGTCGCAGCCCCGGTGCCGCCAGGCGTGGCGGGTGCGTGTTGTAAAAGCATGACGCGGCATGGCGTAAAGGCTTGCAATCCGCATCATCCGACATTACTGGCGCTGCTGCGAGCGGGAGCGGTGGAAGAGGAATTTGTGCAGGCCGCGCGAAGCGCCGCCACCAAGGGAAAAGCGAACTTTGCCTACGTTATCGGCACAGTGAAACGGCAGCGCGAAGAGGCGGCAAAACTGGTGTTGCACCAGGGTCGGATGCCTAACCGGCAGGAATTGCTTGAGGCATCGAATAAGGCCGCCACTCAAGGCTGGCTGCCCCCGGAATTGAGGGGCAGGGAATCAGAAGAACCGAAATCAGGGGAGAACCAGCATGCAAACCAATGA
- a CDS encoding YybH family protein, whose protein sequence is MQNDEQEIRQLVSTWMTASKAGDIETVLSLMADDVVFLVPGQPVMHKADFAVAARAQSGQEAPQFEGRSEIQEIRILGDWAFMWTKLTVVVTPPGGAQSMTRAGHTLSILKKQSGKWVLSHDANMLAPVPNK, encoded by the coding sequence ATGCAGAACGATGAACAGGAAATCCGGCAGCTGGTTTCCACCTGGATGACCGCAAGCAAAGCGGGGGATATCGAGACAGTCTTATCATTGATGGCGGATGACGTTGTTTTCCTCGTGCCGGGCCAGCCTGTCATGCACAAAGCTGACTTTGCCGTTGCGGCACGTGCTCAATCAGGCCAGGAGGCTCCGCAATTCGAGGGTAGGAGCGAGATTCAAGAGATCAGGATTCTTGGGGACTGGGCCTTTATGTGGACGAAGCTCACCGTCGTCGTGACTCCGCCCGGCGGCGCTCAATCCATGACGCGCGCAGGTCATACGCTGTCCATTCTCAAGAAGCAAAGCGGAAAATGGGTGCTGTCACATGATGCCAACATGCTGGCTCCTGTACCAAACAAATAG
- a CDS encoding DUF2490 domain-containing protein: protein MHLFETSSWRDMKLLLIFVVFIFSNCSYADNTHQFYEFRTQISLTKQVFDRWDLNVFTSENANLVDKTYGGEHAPTNIQNYFLVGPTYKYSSNLNFVFLGYIYQKTSPLFDNFVNENRLFQQVVYSSDFDFGRVTHRVRFEQRFIHDKAPEQKFLGTRLRYQLGLLVPLQGEELNNGEFYLNTYNEFYFITSGVSGAIYNENWAYAGIGYQTAKYGRFEVGPLLQRVVVDKHDIRYFNLLQFSWSHNFD from the coding sequence ATGCATTTATTTGAAACAAGCTCATGGCGTGACATGAAGCTACTTTTAATTTTCGTAGTTTTTATTTTCAGCAATTGTTCATATGCTGATAACACACATCAATTCTATGAGTTTCGCACCCAGATATCCTTAACCAAACAAGTTTTCGATCGCTGGGATTTAAACGTCTTCACATCAGAAAATGCCAACCTGGTCGATAAAACCTATGGAGGGGAACATGCTCCCACTAATATACAAAATTATTTTCTGGTCGGCCCCACTTACAAATACAGTTCGAACCTTAATTTTGTTTTTTTAGGATACATTTACCAGAAAACGAGTCCCCTTTTTGATAACTTTGTTAATGAGAATCGGCTTTTCCAACAGGTTGTCTATAGTTCGGATTTCGATTTTGGGCGAGTGACCCATCGAGTCCGCTTCGAACAAAGATTTATCCATGATAAAGCACCCGAACAAAAATTCCTCGGCACAAGACTTCGTTATCAGCTAGGGCTTCTGGTGCCCTTGCAGGGTGAAGAATTAAACAATGGAGAATTTTATCTCAATACTTATAATGAATTTTATTTCATTACATCAGGGGTTAGCGGTGCAATATACAATGAAAACTGGGCCTACGCAGGGATCGGTTACCAAACCGCGAAGTATGGAAGGTTTGAAGTGGGACCTTTACTCCAAAGAGTGGTCGTGGATAAACACGATATACGCTATTTCAATCTATTGCAGTTTAGCTGGTCACATAATTTTGATTAA
- a CDS encoding endonuclease/exonuclease/phosphatase family protein, translating into MNLTLATYNIHACIGADGRYEPERIVQVLRELNADVVALQEVEHHDVDGHDLLDYLAAKTGLTAVAGPTLLRKTRHYGNAILTRLPILAVNRVDLTLPGHEARGALDITLDGNGRRVQVVATHLGLRPWERRQQVRELLKLFNIGSANIYVLMGDLNEWFLWGRPLRWLHAHFKRSPHCATFPARWPCMALDRLWVHPRRRLAKVEVHASDLARVASDHLPLKGIIEM; encoded by the coding sequence ATGAACCTGACGCTCGCCACCTACAATATCCACGCATGCATAGGCGCGGATGGCCGCTACGAGCCGGAACGCATCGTACAGGTACTGCGGGAGTTGAATGCCGATGTCGTGGCGCTGCAGGAAGTAGAGCACCATGACGTTGATGGCCACGATCTACTTGATTATCTGGCTGCAAAAACCGGGTTGACAGCCGTCGCTGGCCCTACCCTGTTGCGCAAAACCCGGCACTATGGCAACGCGATATTAACAAGGCTCCCCATACTCGCGGTGAACCGGGTAGATCTGACCCTCCCCGGACACGAAGCGCGTGGGGCGCTCGATATCACCCTTGATGGAAACGGGCGGCGCGTGCAAGTGGTAGCGACACATCTGGGACTGAGACCCTGGGAGCGGCGTCAGCAAGTCCGCGAGCTGCTTAAGCTTTTCAATATTGGTTCGGCGAATATTTATGTGCTGATGGGTGACCTGAATGAATGGTTCCTCTGGGGACGGCCCCTGCGCTGGCTGCACGCACACTTCAAGCGCTCTCCCCACTGCGCGACCTTTCCTGCACGCTGGCCTTGCATGGCACTTGATCGCCTCTGGGTACACCCGCGCAGGCGGCTTGCAAAGGTGGAGGTTCACGCCAGTGATCTCGCGCGCGTGGCATCTGATCACTTACCCTTGAAAGGCATTATCGAAATGTGA
- a CDS encoding DUF4142 domain-containing protein codes for MKNLIILLAGLMAPAFSAFAEMRDIHDAHIADVVVTASSIAIEAGRLAQSKSSNEDIKAYAQRMVGEHTEVSQSAIELVTKLKVELQDNPISQSLRADGETDLARLQVLRGQEFDKAYIDQKVVLYQHVLDTIDNRLMPNASNEELKVLLYKLFAPFSLHLEDAQQIQESLSKPDRLPDRKSQAPGGFAAENGAFAKLML; via the coding sequence ATGAAAAACCTGATTATTCTGTTGGCCGGACTGATGGCTCCGGCATTCTCGGCCTTTGCGGAAATGCGTGATATCCACGATGCGCATATTGCCGACGTTGTGGTTACCGCAAGTAGCATTGCTATCGAGGCTGGCAGGCTGGCACAGTCCAAGTCATCCAATGAAGACATCAAAGCCTACGCGCAACGGATGGTCGGTGAACACACGGAAGTCAGCCAGTCGGCCATTGAACTGGTGACGAAACTCAAGGTGGAGCTTCAGGATAATCCAATCAGCCAAAGTCTGAGAGCCGACGGTGAAACAGATCTCGCCAGGCTACAGGTGCTGCGTGGACAGGAATTCGATAAAGCTTACATTGATCAAAAAGTCGTCCTTTACCAGCACGTGCTGGATACAATTGACAACCGGTTGATGCCTAACGCCAGCAATGAAGAACTGAAGGTCCTGCTGTACAAGCTCTTTGCACCATTTTCCTTGCATCTTGAAGATGCCCAACAGATCCAGGAGTCCCTGAGCAAACCAGACCGCTTACCCGATCGGAAAAGCCAGGCTCCCGGCGGATTTGCCGCTGAAAATGGAGCCTTTGCCAAGCTGATGCTATAA